A single genomic interval of Cydia splendana chromosome 10, ilCydSple1.2, whole genome shotgun sequence harbors:
- the LOC134794355 gene encoding asparagine synthetase [glutamine-hydrolyzing] — MCGIWAIFGAKDGVNLKCIKCFAAITHRGPDAWRVEQDAREPGALLGFSRIAIVDGLHGMQPMKLHRYPRTTLICNGEIFNCKLLQTEHDYPYETNCDVEAIIHLYHNFGIAEAVRRLDAEFVFCLVDGEKRKIYLARDPYGVRPMFRFHDPESDTMGICSEAKGLVGIKESASETATLEPFPPGHFQIWSMLEGGKVKLDHTEQFFKPGMSLNYKPYAPESVLEKMNIYEKTAHLLEAACRKRLMSDRRIGCFLSGGLDSSLVTALVVKLAKEYKLPYKIQTFAIGMGDSPDVAAARIVADHLGTEHHEVQFDENDVREALDNVIYHLETFDITTIRASIPMYLLSKYIKEKTDTTVVFSGEGADEVAQGYIYFRDAPSAEAGHEESLRLLSDIYLYDGLRADRTTSAFSLELRVPFLDIEFTHHYLGTDPKLRQPQDGVEKYMLRKSLAKSDLLPDSILWRHKEAFSDGVASVKKSLFTTIGEIIADRYKEEPTQYKGVQPTTTESKYYRHVFEKSFPGQYNFTPYYWMPKWVEVSDPSARFIKHYAAK; from the coding sequence ATGTGCGGAATTTGGGCGATATTCGGAGCCAAGGACGGGGTGAACCTAAAATGCATCAAGTGCTTCGCCGCGATTACTCACCGCGGGCCAGACGCGTGGCGCGTCGAGCAAGACGCGCGCGAGCCCGGCGCGCTGCTGGGCTTCAGTCGCATCGCCATCGTCGACGGCCTACACGGCATGCAGCCCATGAAACTCCACCGCTACCCCCGCACCACCCTCATCTGCAACGGTGAAATTTTTAACTGCAAACTCCTCCAAACCGAACACGATTACCCCTACGAAACAAACTGCGACGTCGAGGCCATCATCCACTTGTATCACAACTTCGGCATCGCTGAGGCCGTTAGGAGGCTTGACGCCGAATTCGTCTTCTGTCTCGTTGATGgcgagaaaaggaaaatttactTAGCCAGAGACCCGTACGGTGTCCGCCCGATGTTCCGCTTCCATGACCCAGAGAGCGACACCATGGGCATCTGCTCAGAAGCTAAAGGCTTAGTCGGAATCAAAGAATCCGCCAGTGAAACGGCGACATTAGAACCATTTCCGCCCGGCCATTTCCAAATTTGGAGTATGCTTGAAGGCGGTAAGGTAAAATTGGATCATACGGAGCAATTTTTCAAACCGGGAATGTCTCTAAATTATAAACCGTATGCCCCAGAAAGTGTTCTGGAAAAAATGAATATTTACGAGAAAACGGCACATTTACTAGAAGCCGCCTGCCGCAAGAGATTGATGTCGGATCGTCGAATCGGGTGCTTCCTCAGTGGTGGACTGGATTCTTCGCTAGTTACCGCTTTGGTGGTTAAACTCGCGAAGGAGTACAAACtgccatacaaaatacaaaCGTTTGCGATAGGGATGGGAGATTCCCCAGATGTAGCTGCGGCTCGAATCGTAGCTGATCATTTAGGCACAGAGCACCATGAAGTCCAATTTGATGAGAATGACGTACGAGAAGCCTTAGACAACGTGATCTATCATCTTGAAACATTTGACATTACCACGATCCGCGCGAGTATTCCTATGTATCTTTTGTCAAAGTATATAAAGGAGAAAACTGACACTACGGTAGTGTTTAGCGGGGAAGGCGCCGACGAGGTAGCTCAGGGCTATATATATTTCAGAGATGCACCTTCTGCAGAGGCAGGGCATGAAGAAAGCTTGCGATTGCTATCAGATATTTACTTATACGACGGATTGAGAGCAGACCGCACAACAAGCGCGTTCAGCTTAGAACTAAGGGTACCGTTCTTAGATATTGAATTCACACATCATTACCTAGGCACGGACCCGAAATTGCGTCAGCCACAAGATGGAGTAGAGAAGTATATGTTACGGAAAAGTTTGGCGAAAAGCGATCTGCTACCAGACTCAATATTGTGGAGACATAAAGAGGCATTTTCAGACGGCGTGGCGTCGGTGAAGAAGTCTCTATTCACAACTATAGGTGAAATTATAGCAGACCGGTACAAAGAAGAGCCTACACAGTACAAAGGCGTCCAGCCTACTACAACGGAGTCAAAATATTATCGTCATGTATTTGAAAAATCATTCCCGGGCCAATATAATTTCACGCCATACTACTGGATGCCCAAGTGGGTCGAAGTCTCAGATCCTTCTGCGCGTTTCATAA